Sequence from the Cryptosporangium phraense genome:
CCTGTCGCACGACCCGGACGAGCTGCCGACGCTGCTGGCCGCCGTCGAGGCCGGTGCGGACCTGGTGATCGGGTCGCGGTACGCGCCGGGCGGCTCCACCGTGGGCTGGTCGAAGTCCCGTCGGGCGCTGTCCCGGGCCGGGAACCTCTACGTCCGTGCGCTGCTCGGGCTGCCGGTCCGCGATTCGACCGCCGGCTACCGCGTGTTCCGCCGCGAAGTTCTCGAGCGTCTGCCGGTTGGTGCCCTGACGACCAGCGGCTACTGCTTCCAGATCGACACGGTCTACCGCGCGTGGCTGGCCGGGTTCCGCGTCGTCGAGGTCCCGGTGACGTTTCGGGAGCGGGTGGCCGGCTCGTCGAAGATGTCCCGGCGCATCGTGACCGAGGCGATCGGCCAGGTGACCCGCTGGAGCTGGACGAACCGCCGCCGCGGCCCGAGGACGGCCGGCCCGGCAGTCGCGGGGGTGGCTGGGGTGGGCGGCGGTTCGGCGGCGCCGGCGGCGGCGCGGACGACGCCGTGACCGCGGTCGTCCAGCGGCCACCGTCGCGCCAACGACGGTGGGTGCAGCTCGCCCGGTTCGGGGCGGTGGGCGGCGTCTGCGCGGTCGTCGACCTCGGTGTATTCAACCTGCTGCACTTCGGCGTCGGAATCGGCCCGCTGACGTCGAAGACGCTGGCCGTGGGCGTCGCCACCCTGGCGTCGTACGCGGGCAACCACGTCTGGACCTTCAGCCCCGGACGGGCGGCCCGCCACCACCGCGACCTGCCGGTGTTCGCGGCCCTCAACGGCGCCGGACTGCTGATCGCGCTGGCGGTGCTGGCCCTGGTGAGGTACGGAGCCGGAGTGACCAGCCCGCTCGCGCTCAACGTCGTCGGCAACGGGGGCGGGATCGCGCTCGCCACCGTGTTCCGGTTCTGGTCCTATCGACGGTGGGTGTTCCGCGCCGGTGCCTGATCGCTGCGACACAGCCCGCCGATACACCATCTGGCCAGGGCGACTACCGTGTCGGCATGGACCGGGCCCCTGCGCAGACCACGTACCTACTGGTCGACGGCGAGAACATCGACGCCACGCTGGGCAGCAACATCTTCGGCGGTCGCCGGCCGAGTCCGCAGGAACGGCCGCGCTGGGAGCGGGTCCGGGACTTCGCCAGCGAGACCTGGGACCGCCCCGTCAAGGCCCTGTTCTTCCTCAACGCCAGCTCGGGCCAGCTCCCGCTCCCGTTCATCCAGGCCCTGCTGGCGCTCGACTACCAGCCGATCCCGCTCTCCGGCTCCACCGGCGAGAAGGTCGTCGACATCGGTATCCAGCGCACGCTCGACGCACTCGTCGACCGCCCCGGCGACGTGCTGCTGGCCAGCCACGACGGCGACTTCTTCGACCAGATCGAGCGCCTGCTGGACGGTAGTCGCCGGGTCGGCCTGCTCGGGTTCCGGGAGTTCGTCAACTCGCGCTTCACCGAGCTGACCGCCCAGGGCCTGGAGATCTACGACCTGGAGGACGACGTCCGCTGCTTCAACGCCCGCCTACCGCGCGTTCGAATCATCGACATCGGCCGCTTCGACCCGCTCCCGTACCTCTAACCCGGCCAGAGGCGCACCGGCGCCGGGATGCGCGAGATGGGCAGCACCCTCGCCGGAGCTGCTGCGGAAGTTCATCTCGCTCGGCGACGCGACCCGCCGGATGGACGGCGCCACCCAGACCTGCGCGGGAAGCGACGTGGCACTGCTCGTGCGGCTGACCCGGGACGGCGCCACGGTCCGGCCGGATCAGCTGACGAAGACGTACTCGTCGGTGGACCTGGAGCAGATGGCCCAGCGGGTGCTACCGGCCATGAACGACGCCGAGTTCGAGGCGGTCATCGACGACCACTACGTCGGCGAGGTGCAGCCGCTGGCCTCACACCGAGGCGAACCTGCTGAAGCTCGGCGAGCAGCGCGTACATCGCGTCCGCGGCGAACCCGCGCGCTGGGCCGCGGTCAAGGAGAGCTACCTGCGCGAGCGGGCCCTCGGCGGCACCGACGACCCGCTCGGCCGCGCGGTCGGCGCGGTGAGCCGGCTTGCCGACCGGGTCCGCCACGTCGAAACCGCGATCACGACGTCGGAACCGCGATCACCCGGCTTCGCACCTGATCCAGTGGTAGCACGGATGCTGCTGGTGAACGACGCGCGGATCGTTTCGAGGCATGCCTCCAGACAACGCGCCCCAGACGTTCACCCCGCTCACCGGGCCCGGCGGCGACGAGCCGGTGCCGATGGACCCCCGCCTCCAGCTGCAGGTGGCGCTGCAGCAGGAGGGCCGGACCAAGCCGGCGACGTTCTCCACCGGCACCGACGAGATCGCGGTCATCGCCAAGGTGTCGAACAAAGAGGCCTTCGAGGCCATGCCCGAGGTGCGGCCGGGCGTACAAGTCGGTGACCCGGCCGCGGACGGCACGGTCATCGTCACCGCTAGGGTGCCGATCACCGCGCTCGAGCTCGTCCGCCGGCAGGACTTCGTCTTCTCGCTGAAGGCCGCGCAACGGCTTCGTCCGCAGCTCGGCGCCACCACCGAGGACGTCGGCGCGCGGCCGGAGAGCTTGCCCGACGGGCAGTGGACCGGCGGGGAGGGCGTGATCGTCGGGATCGTCGACTTCGGTGGCGACTTCGCGCACCGGAACTTCCAGACCGCGACCGGCCGCACCCGGTTGCTCGCGCTCTGGGACCAGAACACCCAGGGCTTCACCGTCGACGGCGACCACCTCTACGGCACCGTCCACGAGCAGGCCGACATCGACGCGGCGCTGGAGAAGGAAGACCCCTACTCGGCGCTGGGCTACACCGTCGCGGACGCCACCCACGGCACCCACGTCATGGACATCGCCGCCGGGAACGGCCGCGGCACCGGGACGCCCGGCGTCGCGCCGGAGGCGGAGCTGATCTTCGTCGACCTCGCGGGCACCGACCTCCCGGCCCAGGGAGCCGGCGTCGTCGGCAGCAGCTTCGGCGACTCCGTGCAGTTGCTCGAGGCGCTCGCCTTCATCTTCGTGCGCGCCGGCGAGACGCCGTGCGTCGTCAACGTCAGCCTGGGGACGAACGGCGGTCCGCACGACGGCACGACGCTGGTGGAGCAGGGCATCGACCGGTTGCTGACCCAGGCGCCGAACCGGGCGGTCTGCCTGGCCGCGGCGAACTCGCACGACGACGGCGCGCACGCGTCCGGAACCGTGCCGGCCACCGGCAGCCTGAGCCTGACCTGGAACATCACGGCCGGCGACCCGACCCAGAACGAGCTCGAGATCTGGTACCCCGGCTCGGCGGCGCTCCGCCTGGAGCTCGTCCGGATCGTTCCGAACCCCGCGGACGGGACGGACCGCCAGGTGACCGTGGGCACGCTGGACCCCGGCCAGAGCGGCACCCTGACGCTCGACGGCGGCCCGGCGATCTTCGCGGCGAACCGGCTGCACGACCCCAACAACGGCGACAACACGATCGGCGTGTTCCTCACCGAAGGCATCACCGGACGCTGGCTCGCCCGTCTGACCAGCACGACCGGGGCCGCGGTGCCGATCCACGCCTGGATCGAGCGGGACGACTCCGGTCGCTCCACGTTCAGCGGACCGCTGCTGGACGACACGCACACGATCGGGTCGATCTCGTGCGGGCGCGAGTCGATCGTGGTCGGCTGCTACGACGCCCACACCCCCGGGACGCCGATCTCGTCGTTCTCCAGCGCCGGACCCACCCGGGACGGACGGCAGAAGCCCGAGGTCTCCGCGCCGGGCGCCCGGGTCGTCGCCGCGCACTCGCAGTCGGTCAGCGGCGTCACCAGGAAGTCCGGGACGAGCATGGCCAGCCCGGCGGTGACCGGCGTCGTCGCCAACCTGCTGGCCGAGGTCGTCGTCCGGCAGAAGCGGTCGCTGACCATCGACGAGATCCGGACGCTGCTGATCTCGACCGCCCGCGGCAGCCTGCCGGCCGCCGGGGCCTGGGATCCGCAGTACGGGTTCGGGCGCGTCTCGGTTCCCGCCTTGCTCGACGCCGTCAGCGAGCCCCCTCCCGCGTGAGGTCCGCCGCGCTGCGCCGGCCGCGAAGCGTCCGGATCATCAGGAGGACGAGAACGACGGCGATCAGTCCGACGACGACCGTCCCACCGGTGCTGAGGTACTTCTCGACGTTGCGCGCGGCGGAGCCGAGCGCAACGCCGAGGCCGATGTGGACGGCCGACCACGTCGCAGCGCCGAGCGCGGCCGCGGGCAGAAAGCGGTGCGGGCGCAGCCCGGCGCTGCCCGCGGCGGCCGGGGTGAGCGCCCGGACCGCGGGCAGGAAGCGGACGAAGAACACCGCCCAGGCGCCGTGGCGCCGGAGCCCGTCGGCGGCCCGGTCCCAGAGACCGGCGCCGTAGCGGCGGACGAGCCTGGTCTCCCGCAGACGCGGCCCGTAGCGACGCCCGATCAGGTAACCGAGCGAGTCGCCGAGGATCGCGGCCACGGTCACGACCGCCCAGAGTGCGAGGAAGCGAGGCGCGTCGGAGACCGTCGTCGACGCGACGAGCAGGCCGGACTCGCCCGGGACGACGAGGCCCAGGCCGAGCGTGCACTCGCCGAGCACGAGCAGGCCGGCGACCAGCAGGACGACGGTGGGCGGCAAGGTTTGTAACCAATCGAGCATGGGTGGAGCCTCGCAGTGAAAAGGGCCCCTTTCGTCAGGGATCAAGCCGGATTTCAGGGGCTCGTGGTTGGCTGGGGGCATGCTTCCCTGGGACGCCGAAATGGCCGGTCAGCTGCACCGGGAAACGATCACCTCGACGCTGCTCCAGGGAAATCCCCTGGGTGATCCACACGAGCGGCCGATCTGGGTCTACACACCGCCGGGGTATTCGGACGCAGACACCAGGTACCCCGCCGTCTACGTGATCCAGGGCTTCACCGGCCACCTCGCCATGTGGGCGAACCGCTCGGCGTACAGGCAGCCGTTCCCGGAGACCGCCGACGCGGTGTTCGCCTCCGGCGAGGCGCCCGGCTGCATCGTCGTCTACGTGGACGCCTGGACGGCCTACGGCGGGTCACAGTTCGTCGACTCGCCCGGGACCGGGCCCTACCACTCGTACCTCTGCGACGAGGTCGTGCCGTGGGTCGACGCCCGGTACCGGACGCTGGCGCAGCCGGCCTCGCGGGCGATCACCGGGAAGTCGTCGGGCGGGTTCGGGGCGATGATCACGCCGATGCTGCGCCCGGATCTGTTCGGCGCGCTGGCCACGCACGCCGGCGACTCGCTCTACGAGTACGCGTACGTGCCCGAGTTCGCCAAGGCCGTGCGGTACCTGCGGCCCTACGACGGGGACATCTTCCGCTGGTGGGAGGACTTCCGGTCGAGGCCCGCGTTCAGCGGCGACGGCGACGGCACGCTGCTGATCCTGCTCGGGTGCTCGGCCTGCTTCTCCGCCGACGACGACGGGACCGTGCGGCTCCCGTTCGACCCGGTGACGGGCGAGCTGGTGCCGGAGCGGTGGCAGCGGTGGCTCGACTGGGATCCGGTGCGGATGGTCGACACGTACGCCGACGCGTTGCGGTCGCAGCGGGCGATCTGGATCGACGCCGGAACCCGCGACGAGTGGTACCTCGACATCGGCGCGCAGGCGTTCCGGGCCGGCCTGAGCCGGATCGGCGTTCCCGACGATCGCGTGCATTTCGAGCTCTTCAACGCCGGTCACGGGGGCATCGACTACCGCTACCCGCAGGCCCTGGCCTGGCTCGCCCACCGCCTCGAGCGCTAGGGCCCATCAGAACGAGCAGTTCACCAGGTCGCACTCGGGGCCGAGCCGGATCTTGAACGCGCGTTCCACACCCTCGCGGACGTGCGCGGCGAACTCCATCACGTCGGTGGTCGTCGCGCCGCCGCGGTTCGTGACCGCGAGCGCGTGCCGGGTGGAGAGGCCCACCGGTCCGCGGCGGTAGCCGGGCGCGAAACCGGCGTTGTGCACGAGCCAGGCGGCCGCCAGCTTGGTGCCCTGCGGGTCGGGGAACTGCGGGCAGTTCCGCGCTTCCTCCGGCACCTCGGCCAGCACCGGGTTGATGAAGAACGACCCGACGCTCCAGGTGTCGTGGTCGGCCGGGTCGAGCACCATTCCGCGCTGGCGGCGGAGGCCCAGCACCGCCTCGCGCACGTCGGCGGTGCCCGCGGTACCGCCGATCGCCAGGTCCAGAGCGGTCGCCAGCCCGGCGTACTTGATCGGACCGGACTGTTTGCCGGCCTGGAGCCGGAACGTCACGTCGACGACCGCCCAGCGGTCGCTGTGCTTGAAGACGGACTGACGGTGGCTGCCGAACCCCAGCCGCTCGGTGGGCCAGCTCTCGGTCTCGCCGGTCTCCCGGTCGAGGACCGTGACGGTCTCGAGGACGTCCGACGTGAGCGCGCCGTACGCGCCGACGTTCTGGATAGGGGTGCCCCCGACCAGGCCCGGTATGCCGGACAGGCACTCCAGGCCGGCCAGGCCCTCGTTGATCGTGAGCTCGACCAGCTGGTCCCACCCGACGCCGGCAGCCGCGGTGACGCGGGTGCCGTCGAGGTCGATCTCGCTCGACGCGACCTTGATCACCGGCCCGGGCCAGCCCTGATCGCCGACGACGAGGTTCGAGCCGCCGCCGATGATCAGCGCTGCTCGGCCGGTGCCGCGGACCGTCTCGACGAGCTCGGAGGTGGACGTGGGGACGTGCAGCTCCCCGACCGGGCCGCCGACCCGCATGGTCGTGAGGTCGGCAAACGTAACGGACAAAACGATCCAACCTCGCGCGGGGGTATGACCACGCAACTTTACCGCGGGGGCCGGTGGGCACCGATTCGCGTGATCGTCTCGGCCGCTTCGATCAGCAGGCGGCGGGCCGACCGGATGCCCGACAGCGTCTCCTGGAGGAGGTACTCCGCCGTCTCGGGACGGTCCCCCCACTCCGCGCCGAGGCCGATCACGTCCGGCTCCAGCCCGTACGGCAGGTACAGCAGCCGGAGCGCGTCGAACGTCTGGAACGGAACGAACACCCTCGTCGTGACGACCAGCACCCGCTCGCCGGCCTTCGGGCCGGCCGAGCGGGCCCACAGGTCGAACGTGTCCGACGTCTGCGGGCGGTGCGGAGGGCGGCCGGTGCCGGCCGAGTACGCGCGGGCCCGGAGGGCTCCGGACGAGTCCACCAGGTCGACGCGGCGCTCGTGGGTGAAGGCCGGGGGCGTGTCCGGGGCGTGCGTCGAGTCGCGCCGGGGCCAGGCCGGGCACGGATCGGCGTCGGACGCGCACCCGCACACGAACTCGACCGCCACCGGGTGCAGCCCGAACTCGGTCTGGGCCGCGCCGACCATCAGGTCGAACTCGTCGGTCGCGCCGGGCGCGTAGGTGTCGGCCACCGGTTGCTCGGGCGGCTGCTCGGTGAGGAACCGCGGGCTGCCGAGGAAGCTCAGCTCGCCCAGGTCGACGCCGTTCCGTTGCAGCTGGGCCGCATACCTCGCGCGCAGCAGCGGGGACCGGTAGCCACCGCCGAGCACCAGCGTCCGGTCGTAGCTCCGGTGCCTCGGCTCGCTGGTGCCGACCAGCCCGAGCGTGGTCGCGAACTCCAGCACCTGCTCGCGCACCGCGTCGCTGAAGTCGGCGGTCCGGGCCTGCGAGCGCTCCCGGTACGCGCCGGCTGGGTCGTCGCGGAAGTTGAAGTCGTCGGCGACCTCGCGTTCGATCGCCAGCGTCCGGCGGAGGAGGTCGACCTGTCCGGCCGACAGGCCCGGAACGGTCGGCGACGCGACCCAGTCCGGCAGTTCCTCGTTCAGGTGCAGCCAGAGGTCGTCGCCGCCCCGGCGGTCGGCCGGGAGCCGTTCGCCGAACAGCGCGATCAGCCCGGCCATCGCGTCGCTGAGCAGCCAGGCCCCGGCCGTCGAGAACACTTCCGCAGCTCGGTCGGGCACCCCGCGCTCGATCACGCCCCGAGGCTAGCGTCCGACGACCGGCTCGGCCGCCTCGACGAGAAGGCAGCACCGACGACGTCACCGACCGGGCCGGGGGTCATCGCCGGGACGGGCTGATCACGGCCTTGGTTGGGGGCGCGGGCCGCGGGCCGCGGAGATAGCGCCAGGGGCCGGCGAGCATCCCCCGGCGGCTCGCGCCCAACAGCTCACGCGGGAAGTCGCCTCCCGCCCGGAAGTCCCTGAACACCCGCGGGAGCAACCGGATCAACGCGAGGAGCACCCGAGGCTCGGACCGGATCAGCGCCACATAGAACGCGGTCAGCCCGGCACCATACGCCGCCAGCTGATTCCACAAGCCGTCCAGGTCAGCTCGGTGCACCCGCCGGACCAGCGCCGACGGCCGGTACAGCGTCGTCGCGCCGCCGCGCAGGAGACGACTGAACATCAGCGTGTCCTCGCCGCCCTGGGCCGGAGTTCCGGCGCCGAGCGCCTCGTCGAACCCGCGGAGCTTCCGCAGCGCGGCCAGCCGGAACGCCATGTTCGCGCCGAGGCCGAAGGCCGGCAGCGGGTACAGCGGGCTCTCCCCGCTCAGCGGCCCGAACTCGTCGGCGACGAACCCGCGCCCCTTGCTGTGGCCGCCGAACCGCTCGAACCAGACCTGGGCGTCGGTACGAAGCTCGGCCGGGACGACCGCGCCGGACACCGCCGCGGCCGCCGGGTTCTCGACGAACGCGCGAACGACCTCGGCGACCCAGTGCGGGTCGGCGCGCACGTCGTCGTCGGTCCAGGCGACGATCCGCTCCCCGGGCTCACCAGCGAGCGCCGCGATCGCCGCGTTCCGGGCCCGCGACAGCCCCGGGCCCGGCTCGACGACGTACCTGAGCGCCAGCCGCGGTGCGAACTCGTCGACGACGTGCCGGGTGCGGTCGCTGGTCGGCGCGTTGTCCACGACCAGGACGTCGAACCGGTCGAAGTCCTGGTCGGTGAGGCTGATCAGGCAGTCGCGCAGGGCGTCCGGGCGCTCGCGGGTGCAGATCACGACCGTGACCGGCGGGGCGAAGTGGAGCGCCCGGGTCCGTCCGGCCAGATACGGCGGCGTGCCGGTGATCGCGGTCAGCGCCAGGCCGTCGGCGGTCAGGTCGTGCACCGTGAGCCCGACCAGCGCGAGCCGCTCCCCGAGCGCGTGCCCGGCTTCGGCCCGGATGCCGGCCAGCAGCGCGTCCGGCGCGAGGTCGTCGGACAGGTCCAGCGTCACCATCGCCAGCGGCTCGGTGAACAGCCGGACGATCACCCAAGCCGCGTCGCGCCGGTGCCCCAGCGTGTCGAGGGCGTGCACGAACGGCAACGGCGCGGAGAGCTCGACGTCCAGCACGACGCCGGGGATGCGGGTCATCGGAAGTCCTCAGGCTCGCGCCGAGGTCCGTAAATGGGGAGTCACGGCCTCGACATCGGCCGCCGGGCGGGCGTCCTTAGGGCCGAACCGCTCGCGCACGACCGTCACCAGCACGCGCCAGCCGTCGCGTAACGTCGGCCGGTTGCTCTCGCCGGTGAGGACCTCAACGACGACGAGGTCGGCCCGGCCGACCCGGATGTTCATCAGGGTCGCGACCTCAGGGCCGTCGCCCCAGCGGGCCCCTCCGACGTGGGCGGGCGGGAGGCCGAAGGCCGGGATCACCGTCCGGCGGAACGCGCTGACGCCCCGGCGCCCCTTGACGTAGTCGGCCCCGTTGTCGAGCGCCTGCAGGAAGGCCCCGATCTCGTTCGGGTCGGTCGAACCGTCGGCGTCCAGCACGACGATGTAATCGCCGGTCGCCGCCTCCAAGCCGGCCGCCAGCGCGTTGCCCCGGCCCTGGCGGGTCGGGCGGATCACCCGCGTACCGGGGGCGTCGACCGGGCCCGCGTCGATCAGGAGGACCTCGGTGACCGAGGTCGGCAGGGCAGCGAGGACGGTCGGAATGGTGCGGGCGTCGTTCATCGCCGGGACGACGACGCTGACCGTTCGCTTCATGGGTGCCCCTGCCTCGTGGTGTCACGAGGAGAGATCAAGTAAGGGATGTCCCTGATACTTCGGGCATTTGTGACGGCGGGCACATTGCTCCGAC
This genomic interval carries:
- a CDS encoding polyprenol monophosphomannose synthase, which codes for MATLCVIPTYNEAETIVPLLTALLTTAPDVDVLVVDDGSPDGTARLVERLAGERPQVHLLERTAKEGLGAAYRAGFAWGLSHGYDLLVEMDADLSHDPDELPTLLAAVEAGADLVIGSRYAPGGSTVGWSKSRRALSRAGNLYVRALLGLPVRDSTAGYRVFRREVLERLPVGALTTSGYCFQIDTVYRAWLAGFRVVEVPVTFRERVAGSSKMSRRIVTEAIGQVTRWSWTNRRRGPRTAGPAVAGVAGVGGGSAAPAAARTTP
- a CDS encoding DedA family protein, which codes for MLDWLQTLPPTVVLLVAGLLVLGECTLGLGLVVPGESGLLVASTTVSDAPRFLALWAVVTVAAILGDSLGYLIGRRYGPRLRETRLVRRYGAGLWDRAADGLRRHGAWAVFFVRFLPAVRALTPAAAGSAGLRPHRFLPAAALGAATWSAVHIGLGVALGSAARNVEKYLSTGGTVVVGLIAVVLVLLMIRTLRGRRSAADLTREGAR
- a CDS encoding alpha/beta hydrolase; translated protein: MLPWDAEMAGQLHRETITSTLLQGNPLGDPHERPIWVYTPPGYSDADTRYPAVYVIQGFTGHLAMWANRSAYRQPFPETADAVFASGEAPGCIVVYVDAWTAYGGSQFVDSPGTGPYHSYLCDEVVPWVDARYRTLAQPASRAITGKSSGGFGAMITPMLRPDLFGALATHAGDSLYEYAYVPEFAKAVRYLRPYDGDIFRWWEDFRSRPAFSGDGDGTLLILLGCSACFSADDDGTVRLPFDPVTGELVPERWQRWLDWDPVRMVDTYADALRSQRAIWIDAGTRDEWYLDIGAQAFRAGLSRIGVPDDRVHFELFNAGHGGIDYRYPQALAWLAHRLER
- a CDS encoding GtrA family protein, whose product is MTAVVQRPPSRQRRWVQLARFGAVGGVCAVVDLGVFNLLHFGVGIGPLTSKTLAVGVATLASYAGNHVWTFSPGRAARHHRDLPVFAALNGAGLLIALAVLALVRYGAGVTSPLALNVVGNGGGIALATVFRFWSYRRWVFRAGA
- a CDS encoding UDP-N-acetylmuramate dehydrogenase translates to MSVTFADLTTMRVGGPVGELHVPTSTSELVETVRGTGRAALIIGGGSNLVVGDQGWPGPVIKVASSEIDLDGTRVTAAAGVGWDQLVELTINEGLAGLECLSGIPGLVGGTPIQNVGAYGALTSDVLETVTVLDRETGETESWPTERLGFGSHRQSVFKHSDRWAVVDVTFRLQAGKQSGPIKYAGLATALDLAIGGTAGTADVREAVLGLRRQRGMVLDPADHDTWSVGSFFINPVLAEVPEEARNCPQFPDPQGTKLAAAWLVHNAGFAPGYRRGPVGLSTRHALAVTNRGGATTTDVMEFAAHVREGVERAFKIRLGPECDLVNCSF
- a CDS encoding S8 family serine peptidase, which codes for MPPDNAPQTFTPLTGPGGDEPVPMDPRLQLQVALQQEGRTKPATFSTGTDEIAVIAKVSNKEAFEAMPEVRPGVQVGDPAADGTVIVTARVPITALELVRRQDFVFSLKAAQRLRPQLGATTEDVGARPESLPDGQWTGGEGVIVGIVDFGGDFAHRNFQTATGRTRLLALWDQNTQGFTVDGDHLYGTVHEQADIDAALEKEDPYSALGYTVADATHGTHVMDIAAGNGRGTGTPGVAPEAELIFVDLAGTDLPAQGAGVVGSSFGDSVQLLEALAFIFVRAGETPCVVNVSLGTNGGPHDGTTLVEQGIDRLLTQAPNRAVCLAAANSHDDGAHASGTVPATGSLSLTWNITAGDPTQNELEIWYPGSAALRLELVRIVPNPADGTDRQVTVGTLDPGQSGTLTLDGGPAIFAANRLHDPNNGDNTIGVFLTEGITGRWLARLTSTTGAAVPIHAWIERDDSGRSTFSGPLLDDTHTIGSISCGRESIVVGCYDAHTPGTPISSFSSAGPTRDGRQKPEVSAPGARVVAAHSQSVSGVTRKSGTSMASPAVTGVVANLLAEVVVRQKRSLTIDEIRTLLISTARGSLPAAGAWDPQYGFGRVSVPALLDAVSEPPPA
- a CDS encoding glycosyltransferase family 2 protein — translated: MKRTVSVVVPAMNDARTIPTVLAALPTSVTEVLLIDAGPVDAPGTRVIRPTRQGRGNALAAGLEAATGDYIVVLDADGSTDPNEIGAFLQALDNGADYVKGRRGVSAFRRTVIPAFGLPPAHVGGARWGDGPEVATLMNIRVGRADLVVVEVLTGESNRPTLRDGWRVLVTVVRERFGPKDARPAADVEAVTPHLRTSARA
- a CDS encoding glycosyltransferase — its product is MTRIPGVVLDVELSAPLPFVHALDTLGHRRDAAWVIVRLFTEPLAMVTLDLSDDLAPDALLAGIRAEAGHALGERLALVGLTVHDLTADGLALTAITGTPPYLAGRTRALHFAPPVTVVICTRERPDALRDCLISLTDQDFDRFDVLVVDNAPTSDRTRHVVDEFAPRLALRYVVEPGPGLSRARNAAIAALAGEPGERIVAWTDDDVRADPHWVAEVVRAFVENPAAAAVSGAVVPAELRTDAQVWFERFGGHSKGRGFVADEFGPLSGESPLYPLPAFGLGANMAFRLAALRKLRGFDEALGAGTPAQGGEDTLMFSRLLRGGATTLYRPSALVRRVHRADLDGLWNQLAAYGAGLTAFYVALIRSEPRVLLALIRLLPRVFRDFRAGGDFPRELLGASRRGMLAGPWRYLRGPRPAPPTKAVISPSRR
- a CDS encoding NYN domain-containing protein; the protein is MDRAPAQTTYLLVDGENIDATLGSNIFGGRRPSPQERPRWERVRDFASETWDRPVKALFFLNASSGQLPLPFIQALLALDYQPIPLSGSTGEKVVDIGIQRTLDALVDRPGDVLLASHDGDFFDQIERLLDGSRRVGLLGFREFVNSRFTELTAQGLEIYDLEDDVRCFNARLPRVRIIDIGRFDPLPYL